GCGAAAGCCGCGGGAACGCCGAGAAGCGTCGCGAGTGCCGCCGAGATCGATCCGACCTTGGCCGTCACCCAGAACGAACTCACCCATTCGGGATCGCGGATGATCGTTTCGTACCAGCGTGTCGAGAGGCCGGGCGGTGGGAACGATAGATAATTGCCGGCGCTCAACGAAATGGCGATCACCACGATCACCGGTATGACAAGATAAAGCAGCGTCGCTGCCACGACCGATCCCAAAACGAACCTGCCGGGCGACGAATTCATTTGTCCGACCCTCCCCACAGGCGGTCGAGACTGAAGTACCTGTTGTAGATGGCCGCGATGGCTGTCGAGATGACCAGCAGCATGGTGCCCGCGGCGCTCGCGGTCTCCCAATCGAGGGTCTGTGTTGCCTCGACCATGATGGTCTGCGCAATCATGGTTTCCTTGGGACTGCCGAGCAGGGCCGGCGTCACGTAAAAGCCGAGCCCGAGAATGAAGACCAGCAAGGCCGCACCGTAGACGCCGGGCAGACTCAAAGGGAAGAACACTGTGCGGAATGCCTGCCATTCGTTTGCGCCGTGAATCTTCGCGGCCGTGGTCAACGTGCGGTCGATCCGCAGCATGGCTCCGAAGAGCGTCACGATGGCGAACGGCAAAAGGATTTGCACCATTCCCATCAGGACGCTGTATTTCGTATAGAGAAGCTGTATCGGATGGCTGATGAGACCGAGGCCTATCAGCGCTTTGTTGATGATGCCGTTATCGCCCAGCATCACCAGCCACGAAAAGCTGCGCACGATGATGTCGACCCAGTAGGGCACCAGCACGAACAGCAGCATGAGCCCGCGCAATTTGGGCCCGCTGACGGTGAGGGCATAAGCGACAGGATAGCCCAGAAGCAGCGCCAGCAGCGTGCTGGTGCATGTCATTTGCAACGTCGTGATCAGGACCTTGTGATACAGCGGCGCGGTGATGATGTCCTGATAGATTGCGATCGATCCCGCGTCGCCTGTAGCGCTCCGCCAGATCATGAAGCTCAGAGGCAGCAGGAAAAAAAACGAGATCCAGGCGAAGCATGGCAGGAGCAGCATTGCGGCGATCGTGCCCGGCCGAGACAGAAACGGTATCGCTCGCGCATTGTCGGCGGCGAGGGCGAGATCGTTGCTGCGACCGATGGCCGTCATGTCTCGGCGCCACCCATCACGTTGTCTGCGCCGTCGATGGGTAGCAATCTTCCTACGCTTGCAGGCCAGGACAACGTGACCATCTGGCCTCGTTCCAGATGCGCGCCCTCGGTGCGTGGAACAATGGCTTGCAGGGTTCCTCCGGCCGCTGGGACACTGATGCGATAGCCGTCGCCGTGATAGCTGATGTCGCTGATGGTCCCGCTCAAAGTCTGGTGGTCGCCGGCATGACCTCGGCCCTGCGCCACAGTGATATCGGCAGGACGGATCAGCAACGCAGCCCGCTCGCCAGCCCGTGGCACACCGTCGTGTTTTCTGATCCGCAGCGTATGACCGTCCGCGGTCGCCGTGGTGATCAGATCGCTGCTCTCGTCGCGGACGCGAACCTCCAGAAGATTGGAGTCGCCAAGAAAATCGGCAACGAACGCATTTGCCGGAGCGTCATAGAGCGCGCGGGGAGTTCCGACCTGAGCGACACGACTTTGATGCATGACCACGACAAGATCTGACATCGTCAGCGCTTCCGTCTGGTCATGGGTGACATAAACGATGGTCGTGCCGACTGTGCGATGGATATGCTTGATCTCGATTTGCATCTGCTCGCGGAGCTTCTTATCGAGCGCTCCAAGCGGCTCGTCCATCAAAAGCAGGCGCGGCGAGGATACAAGCGCGCGCGCCATGGCGACCCGCTGCTGCTGCCCACCGGAGAGCTGACGTGGGTAGCGGCCTTCGAGGTGCGACAAGCGCATCAGAGACAGCATCTCAGAAATGCGATCCCTGGCATCGCCGCCACGAAGCCGCGTGCGCATCTTCAAGGGAAAGCCGACATTGTCCGCCACCGTCATGTGCGGAAAGAGCGCGTACGACTGGAACACCATCCCGATGTTGCGTCGATGCGAAGGGATGTTTGAAACCGGTTTGTCATCGAACAGAATGTCGCCTCCGTCCGGCAACAGGAACCCGGCGATCAAGTTCAGCGTGGTGGTCTTTCCGGAGCCGCTCGGACCGAGAAGGGAGACGAACGCGCCGGCCGGAATATCGAGCGAGATGTTGTCGACGGCGCGAAAGTTGCCGAAAGCTTTGATCAGGCCGCGAAGTTGGACCTGGGCGCCCGATGCTCCGGTGCCTCCGATCGCAACAGCAGGGGAGGAACCGGACATGTGCTACAATCCAGCGAGAGTGGAATCGGGCTGGGCGCCCAATCCCAGCCTTTGATGTGTTGTCCTATCGTGCCGCGGAGGCCTTGGCATCTTTGCCTCGCTTGCGTTCACGGGATTTCCGATACGCACGAGCCTTGCGATAGCTGTGCGCCAGATATTGGGCCTGCTTCTGCAGGACTTCGACTGCACCTGCAGCATCGGACACTTCAAGCGCTTCGATCAATCGCTGGTGCTGCTCGCAGATGACCTTGCGATCGCGGAACCGGAACACCACCAGGTTGGTGACCGGCTGCAACGCATCGCTGATTGCGCAAAGCATGAATTGCAGGATGGGGTTTTCCGTGGCCTCGAACAGGCCCCGGTGAAACCTCACGTCGGACGCGCAAAACTCCTCGTCGGTCAGCGTTGCATCGCGTTGAGTCTCGAGCTCGGTCCGCATCCTGGCGAGATAGTCCTTGTTGCGTCGCTTGGCCGCGAGCCTGCAGCATGTGCTTTCCAGTTCGCAGCGGGCTTCGAAAATATGTGCGTGATCAAACTCGCCGAGTCCCGCCAGCAGGCGGAGCGCATTGCTCAACGATAATGACGCCTCTTCGGGGCGCGGATGCTTGACGGTCGAGCCGCCGCGTGGCCCGCGCCGCGAATGGATGAGGTTCTCGGCAGCCAGCCGCTTCAGCGCCTCGCGGATCGTCGGCCGGGATACGCTGAACTTTCGCGCAAGCTCTTCTTCGGTCGGCAAGCGCTCGGCGACCTTGATTTTCCCGCTGAGAATCTGCTCGCGCAGGCTTTCGGCGATCTGCTTCGCCAGCCCCGCCGTTACGATGCCAGGGAATTCTTGCACGACGCGCCACCTGTTCCCGCAGGACGATCATAGGCGCAGTGGGCGGTCGCGCAAGGCTAATGTTAATTTGCTTGACAATAAGCCGCACCGTGGGGAGCTTTCGATGGTGGGTGCAATGCTTGGAGTTCGATCCGTGGCTGGTGCGTTGTCCGTTCTGCTCAATCCGAAATCGATCGCGGTGGTCGGTGCGTCTCCGAGCCGCGGCCGCGCGAGACTAGTGTTGCACAATCTTCGCAACGCCGGTTACAGCGGCGATGTCTACGCGATCAACCCGCGCTACGAGGACGTGCTCGGATACAAATGTTATCCATCGATCGCGAGCCTGCCCGGTCCGGTGGATTGCGTGGTGGCACTCGTCGGCGCGGACGCTGCATGCGATGTGCTGGAACAGGCGCATGCGCTTGGCACGCGCAGCGCGGTGGTACCGTCGGCGGGGTTCGGCGAGGGCGGGCATGGCGAAGAGCGCGGCGGCCGGCTGCGCCGACTGGCCGCCGGCGGAATGTCCATCTGCGGCCCCAACTGCTTTGGCATGATCAGCGTCAGAAGCGGGGCCGCGATGTACAGCGGGCCGATCTCGTTTCCGCTTCAGCCGGGCCCTGTCGCCATCGTGTCCCAGAGCGGCGGGCTTGGCCACAACGCGTTCTCGCCGCTCATGAACCACAGGCGGCTCGGGTTCAGCTATGTGATTTCGTGCGGCAATGCGACCGCCACGGGCGTCGAGGACTATGTCGATCACTTCGTCGACGACCCCGATGTCCAGGTGATTGCCTGCGTCATCGAGAGTCTTTCGAAACCGGAGCTTTTGTTCGAGGCGGCGCAGCGGGCAAGGCGCGCGCGAAAGTCGATTCTGTTCTACCAGCCGGGCCGCTCGGCAGCCGGCCAGGCCACGGTTCGTTCGCACACCGGCGCATTGGTCGGCAACAGCGATATCCTCGCCGCACATTTGCGCCGCTGCGGGATCGTGCAGACCGAGAGTTACGACACCTTCATCGAGACCATCGAACTGTTCGGTTTGGTGCCGCGGGACGACAAACTCGGCGGCGACGTGATTGTGGTGTCCGGCAGCGGTGGCGGCGCCGCGGTTGCAGCCGACGCTCTGGATGGCGCCGGAGTGCCGCTGGCGCAGCTTTCTGCGGAGACTGTCGAGCGGGTCGGCGCGGCGCTTCCCGAGTTTGGCAGCGTCAACAATCCGCTCGATGGCACGGGTTCGATTTACGACGACCCGAAAATGCTGCCGAAGTTGATGGACGCGATCCTGGCCAATCCGGGAAACCCGGCGATCATGTGCGCCGTCAACGCCAGCGCGCGCACCGAACAGATGCGCCTGTTTGCAGATATTTTCGCAGATGCCGCACGGACCTCGGGACGGACGGTCGTGGCCTATCAACCAAACCCGCTTGGCGGCGAGCTTGAATCCGGGATCGTCAACACGCTGGTCGAAGGCGGTGTGCCGCTGATGCTTGGCATATCGGAGGCGATGCGGGCGCTCCGCTGCCTGGTGGGCCGCCGTGAATTTTGGACGACGGACGTGCCCTTGACGCCAGCCGGCGCGCGGCGCGGCGCGGCTTCTACACTGCCTGCGGATTTCATGGATTTGAGAAAGGTTCTGTCCGCAGCCGGTGTTCCCGTTGTCGAAACTCGGTATGTAACATCCGAACGCGAGGCGATTGCGGCCGGCCGCGCCGTTGGGTTGCCTGTCGCCGTCAAGGCTGAGGCGCCCGGTTTGCTTCATAAGTCGGATATCGGCGCGGTTCGGCTTGGCTGCATGTCGGACGAAGCGGTCGCCGAGGCCTATAGGACGGTGACCGGCAACGCCGTTAAAGCGGGCTTTGCAAATCAAGGGGCGCTGATCCAGCCCATGATGTCAGGGATCGCTGAGGTTTATGCTGGCGTCATCTGCGATCCGCTATTGGGACCGGCGGTTGTTTTCGGTCTGGGCGGAATTTTCATCGAGGTACTCAAGGACACGATCACCGAACTGGCCCCGCTCAGTCACGCTGATGCGACACGGATGATCTCGTCCATCAGAGGTGCAGCACTCTTGCAGGGTTTACGGGGCCGTCCAGCTGCCGATACAGAAGCGCTTGCAAGGCTATTGGTTGGACTCGGCAAGTTCGCGGTCGAAAACACAGGGCGCTTCACCGCACTCGATCTCAATCCTATTGTAGTGAAAGCTGAAGGACAGGGCGCATTCGCTGTCGATATCGCGCTCGACGTAAAAGCGAGCTGACTGACAACGCTAGCGGGGTGGTGTCGTTCTTAACCCGAACCTCGGTGGCGACCCAAAAGTGCAGCTTGAGAAAGCCCGTTAAATTACGTGCGTCGTTCTTTGAATGTGTTTCGGTAATGATGATTTCCAACCCACAGAAACTGCCGATCCAGGGAGCGCTCCCGGTGCCCGTACGACTGGCGGACCTGCGGCAATCGATCCGTCCGAGGTGAGGCGGGATGATACTCTGATCTGGGTAGTATTCCCCGCATCAGACGTTAAGCCAACAAGTTGCGAGAATTAGAACTTCACTGGAACGCTAATCTCAGTCCGACTGTCGATGTGTGAAGTGAACCGACCGGGAGCTGTTGTGATGAGTGGTACCGAAGCGCGAAACGTCGCTCTGAAGCTCGAATCTTTCGCTATTCCGGTCGCTGACGTCGACCGTGCCAAGAAATTCTATAGCGATCTCGGGTGGCGGCTTGACGCCGACTTCCCGTTCGACAACGGCTTCCGCGTGGTCCAGTTCACTCCGCCGGGTTCGCCTTGCTCGATCCAGTTCGGCACCAAGCTCACCTCGGCCGCGCCCGGCTCAGCGCAGGGTCTCTATCTGGTCGTCTCGGATATCGAAGCGGCGCGCGCCTCGCTCGCGGCGCGTGGTGTGAAGATCAGCGAGGTGTTTCATATCCACGTCCCGGGCGCCCAGTTCCTGCCCGATGGCAGCGGCGATCGTATCGCCGGCCCTGCGAAAGGCCACGCCAGCTACAAATCCTATGCGACCTTCAGCGATCCGGACGGCAACCGCTGGCTGCTGCAAGAGGTCACGACGCGGCTTCCCGGCCGGATCGACAGCACCGAGGTGACGTTCACATCCGCGGCAGACCTCATTGGCGCACTCAAGCGCGCCGCGGCCGCATACGGTGAGCACGAAAAGCGGCCCCCTGGGCCGAACGATGATTGGCCGGAGTGGTACGCGGCTTACATCGTGGCCGAGCAGACCGGCAAGCCTTTGCCGGAATGAGTGGCATCGCGACGCGACGGAGGTCGATCGATGAAAACCAAACAGATCCTGGTGGCCGCGGTCCTCGTCATCGCGATTGGTGCGCCGTTTGCAGCCTTTTTCGGAGAAACACAGGGGGAATCCGTGTCATCTCCAGGGACGCAATTGCCATTCCTTCACGGCTACAATGCAGGGCCGAGCGGCAACACCGAGTTGGCTTCGCTCGAGCGCGCCAGCGAATGGCTGAATTCGGGGCCGCTCACTGCATCCGCATTGCGTGGCAAGGTCGTGCTGGTCGATTTCTGGACCTA
The Rhodoplanes sp. Z2-YC6860 genome window above contains:
- a CDS encoding acetate--CoA ligase family protein; this encodes MAGALSVLLNPKSIAVVGASPSRGRARLVLHNLRNAGYSGDVYAINPRYEDVLGYKCYPSIASLPGPVDCVVALVGADAACDVLEQAHALGTRSAVVPSAGFGEGGHGEERGGRLRRLAAGGMSICGPNCFGMISVRSGAAMYSGPISFPLQPGPVAIVSQSGGLGHNAFSPLMNHRRLGFSYVISCGNATATGVEDYVDHFVDDPDVQVIACVIESLSKPELLFEAAQRARRARKSILFYQPGRSAAGQATVRSHTGALVGNSDILAAHLRRCGIVQTESYDTFIETIELFGLVPRDDKLGGDVIVVSGSGGGAAVAADALDGAGVPLAQLSAETVERVGAALPEFGSVNNPLDGTGSIYDDPKMLPKLMDAILANPGNPAIMCAVNASARTEQMRLFADIFADAARTSGRTVVAYQPNPLGGELESGIVNTLVEGGVPLMLGISEAMRALRCLVGRREFWTTDVPLTPAGARRGAASTLPADFMDLRKVLSAAGVPVVETRYVTSEREAIAAGRAVGLPVAVKAEAPGLLHKSDIGAVRLGCMSDEAVAEAYRTVTGNAVKAGFANQGALIQPMMSGIAEVYAGVICDPLLGPAVVFGLGGIFIEVLKDTITELAPLSHADATRMISSIRGAALLQGLRGRPAADTEALARLLVGLGKFAVENTGRFTALDLNPIVVKAEGQGAFAVDIALDVKAS
- a CDS encoding ABC transporter permease; amino-acid sequence: MTAIGRSNDLALAADNARAIPFLSRPGTIAAMLLLPCFAWISFFFLLPLSFMIWRSATGDAGSIAIYQDIITAPLYHKVLITTLQMTCTSTLLALLLGYPVAYALTVSGPKLRGLMLLFVLVPYWVDIIVRSFSWLVMLGDNGIINKALIGLGLISHPIQLLYTKYSVLMGMVQILLPFAIVTLFGAMLRIDRTLTTAAKIHGANEWQAFRTVFFPLSLPGVYGAALLVFILGLGFYVTPALLGSPKETMIAQTIMVEATQTLDWETASAAGTMLLVISTAIAAIYNRYFSLDRLWGGSDK
- a CDS encoding VOC family protein — encoded protein: MSGTEARNVALKLESFAIPVADVDRAKKFYSDLGWRLDADFPFDNGFRVVQFTPPGSPCSIQFGTKLTSAAPGSAQGLYLVVSDIEAARASLAARGVKISEVFHIHVPGAQFLPDGSGDRIAGPAKGHASYKSYATFSDPDGNRWLLQEVTTRLPGRIDSTEVTFTSAADLIGALKRAAAAYGEHEKRPPGPNDDWPEWYAAYIVAEQTGKPLPE
- a CDS encoding ABC transporter ATP-binding protein, whose translation is MSGSSPAVAIGGTGASGAQVQLRGLIKAFGNFRAVDNISLDIPAGAFVSLLGPSGSGKTTTLNLIAGFLLPDGGDILFDDKPVSNIPSHRRNIGMVFQSYALFPHMTVADNVGFPLKMRTRLRGGDARDRISEMLSLMRLSHLEGRYPRQLSGGQQQRVAMARALVSSPRLLLMDEPLGALDKKLREQMQIEIKHIHRTVGTTIVYVTHDQTEALTMSDLVVVMHQSRVAQVGTPRALYDAPANAFVADFLGDSNLLEVRVRDESSDLITTATADGHTLRIRKHDGVPRAGERAALLIRPADITVAQGRGHAGDHQTLSGTISDISYHGDGYRISVPAAGGTLQAIVPRTEGAHLERGQMVTLSWPASVGRLLPIDGADNVMGGAET
- a CDS encoding FadR/GntR family transcriptional regulator → MQEFPGIVTAGLAKQIAESLREQILSGKIKVAERLPTEEELARKFSVSRPTIREALKRLAAENLIHSRRGPRGGSTVKHPRPEEASLSLSNALRLLAGLGEFDHAHIFEARCELESTCCRLAAKRRNKDYLARMRTELETQRDATLTDEEFCASDVRFHRGLFEATENPILQFMLCAISDALQPVTNLVVFRFRDRKVICEQHQRLIEALEVSDAAGAVEVLQKQAQYLAHSYRKARAYRKSRERKRGKDAKASAAR